Within the Mycobacterium gordonae genome, the region TGCCGGAGGCCCTGGTGACTGGCGCTGATCCGGCGTATGCCTTCAGTGCGCGGCCGTCGGCGAACCGGTCGCGGTCATCACCGATCTCGGCGAGGATGCGGGCGCCGGTCACCTCAGCCAGGCCGGGAAAACTGGTGATGACGGCATAATCGGGGTGTTTGCGGAATTCCTCGGTCGCGGCCTGTTCGAGATCGGCAGCGCCGGCGCAGGCGGCGTCGAGCATCGCCAGCAGGGCCATCGCCTGGCGGCCCATGGCTTTTTCGACCAGGTCGGGCTGCCGCAAATGCGGGATCCGCAAGCGTTGCAGGATGTCGGTGGCCAGATCGTCAATGCCGCGTTTGCGACCGGCGCGCCGCAGCGCGGCAGTGATGCGGGCCTTGGTGAGCCGGGCGGCGTGCGCGGGCGTGGGCGCGATGGCCAGGATCGCGCGGGCTTCCGGTTTGGCCAGGTTGGTGGCGGACTTGCCGGCGAAAGTGTCCAGGAACGCCGGATAGTATTCGCGCAGGATCGATCGCAGTTCGTTGCCAGCCTTGGTGCGTCGCCACACCGCATCCTGCTGGGCGCGCGGCAAAACCGCTATGGCTTGGGCTAATTCGCTGTCAGCGGGCAGTTGTCGATGGAGGTGCGCATCAACGCGAAGAATGTTCGCCAGCGTCATCGCATCGGCGTGGTCGGACTTCGCGCGGGCCACCGAATGCCGCTCCCGGTAACGCGCGACAGCCATCGGGTTGATCGCGAAAACCGGCCGTCCCGTGCCACGCAGAGCCGCTACCAGCAGCCCGCGCGGGGTTTCGATCGCGACCGGAATCGGGTCTTCCGGGCCATCGCCAGCGTCGGCGAGCAGCTCGGTCAATGCACTGAATCCGGCCGGGTCGTCGCTGATGTGTTTCTTAGCCACCAGCTTGCCATCGCCGTCGACGATCGCGACGTCGTGATGCCCTTCGGCCCAGTCGATTCCGCAAAATCGGTTCAATCCTCACACCTCCGTCATGTCAGGTAATACCACTGGTCCAAGACCTCAGCGAGAACGCGCAGCACCCTACTTACGAGCCTCCTCCGATGAGCTGTCCGCGATCCCAGCGCACCCGCACGGCGCCGGTCTTCGTCAGAACTCTGCGGCTCTCGAAAAGATTCAGGGCGTCCGGTCGTGCAAGCAGGCTCGAACCACGAGCAATCCCAACCGTTGACGAGCGGTGGACCGGGACGACACGCCGTTCCCGGTCCGGCCGCTCCTGCTGCCGCCCAGGCTCCCGGTCTTCTTGGAGGATTCAAGGTCCTGAAGGTCCACAGGAGTCACCAACGACAGCGCGCCCGACCCGGCTCCCGCGTGCCTAGGAAGACAACAGGTCGCCGGGCCCAGCTGGCGAACGCCGACCGGCAGCTCGGCACCTAGCCTGTGGATAGACCTACCAACAGTCCTGTTCTGATCAGATGTCCGTGCCGCTGGTGCACCGTTCACTGATAAGTAAGTTCTGATCATTGCTCCGCCAAAATGTCGCGGTTTTCGGGCCCATGAGGCCCATGATGCTGCGGCCCCGGCTGCTACACCGCCCGCAGCGACAGCCGCGGGCCCAATTCCGGGGCATCGGCACGTGCCCGCCGCATCAGCCACCCAAGTGCTGCCGGCATTGCGCGGCGTTTGTCCATCGTGATGCCGATGACGTAGCGGGGAGTGTCGACCGTGGCCACGCTGGCGACGGCGTCCATGCCGCAGCGGACCCGCTGAACCATGCGAAGTCCGCCGGCTGTGGATGTCGAAGTCGCACGACGACGCAATCCCGATGTACGGCAGAGCGTTGTTGCGATCGTGCCGCCGTCCCGCCCACCGTGGGCTGTACACCACTTCCCTGGACAGGATTCTTTGTCCGCCCGTAATTTTTGCCACCTGTGCGCCTCGGCTACGCCGTGCTGAGCGCGGGAAGGTTTGAGCCGGTGAACTATTTCGTCTTGCCACCAGAGATCAACGCAGCCAGCTTGTTCTCTGGCGCAGGGTCGGCACCGATGGTTTCTGCGGCCGCCGCCTGGGACGGGCTAGCGGCCGAATTATCGGACGCAGCAGCTTCTTTCGGGTCGATCACGACAGGGCTGACACATCAGGTGTGGCAGGGACCAGCCGCGCAGGCGATGGCCGCCGCGGCAGACCCCTACGCGCGGTGGCTCTCCAGCATGGCCACCCAGGCCGATCAGGCAGCGAAGCAAGCGCGCTCCCTGGCGGCAGTCTTCGAGTCAGCCCGAGCCATGATGGTGCTACCGGAGCTGGTGGCGGCCAACCGTTCTCAGCTGGTGTCGCTGGTGCTTTCGAACATCTTCGGCCAAAACCTCCCCGCCATCGCCGCCACTGAAGCCCACTATGAGCAGATGTGGGCCCAGGCCGTGTCCACGATGTCGACCTATCATTTCGCAGCATCCGAGGTCGTCTCCGCGCTCCCTCCACTCACCCAGACCGTGGAGCAGCTGGCCAGCCTGCAGGTCCAAACACTCGGTACGCAGTCGCCCGCCCTGGCGGCGGCGTCGCCACCCGCAATCAGAACGATCGCACTCAGCCTGGGCTTGGCCAACGTCGGCGCCGCCAACTTCGGCAACGCAAACCTCGGCTCCGGAAACTTCGGTGCTGGCAACCTTGGCGATTACAACCTAGGCTTCGGAAACTTCGGCAGTTCCAATGTCGGCTTCGGAAACCTCGGCGCCGGAAACATCGGCCTGGGAAACACCGGCGGCAGCAATTTTGGCCTGGGCAACGCGGGTGCTTTCAACATCGGCCTGGCCAATACGGGCGATAACAACTTCGGCCTCGGCCTGACCGGCAACAATCTGATCGGTTTCGGCGACACGTATGTCCGCCTGGAGAATTCAAGCATAGTCCAGTTCAACGTCGGACAGCTCAATTCCGGCACGGGCAACCTCGGCCTGTTCAACTCCGGCAGCGGGAACGTAGGCTTCTTCAACTCGGGCACCGGTAATTTCGGTATCGGAAACTCAGGAAGCTACAACACGGGGCTTTTCAACACCGGAACTGCCAGCACTGGCATCTTCAATGCCGGCATGTTCAACACCGGCATACTGAATGCGGGGAACGCAAATACCGGCAACCTCAATGTCGGCGACTACAACACAGGCGATTTCAACCCCGGTGTGTCCAACACGGGCAGCTTCAACACCGGCAACGCAAATACCGGTTTAGCGAACGCGGGCAATATCAACACCGGCATGTTCAACACCGGCGACATGAATAACGGCGCGTTCTACGC harbors:
- a CDS encoding IS110 family RNA-guided transposase; its protein translation is MNRFCGIDWAEGHHDVAIVDGDGKLVAKKHISDDPAGFSALTELLADAGDGPEDPIPVAIETPRGLLVAALRGTGRPVFAINPMAVARYRERHSVARAKSDHADAMTLANILRVDAHLHRQLPADSELAQAIAVLPRAQQDAVWRRTKAGNELRSILREYYPAFLDTFAGKSATNLAKPEARAILAIAPTPAHAARLTKARITAALRRAGRKRGIDDLATDILQRLRIPHLRQPDLVEKAMGRQAMALLAMLDAACAGAADLEQAATEEFRKHPDYAVITSFPGLAEVTGARILAEIGDDRDRFADGRALKAYAGSAPVTRASGKVTSITHRRVKNDRLAAVGWVWATYASINPGPARAHYRARRDHGDRHAAALRHLFNKMIGQQYHCLQTRQTFDAQKAFSHPGDTPQNEAAA